One segment of Strix aluco isolate bStrAlu1 chromosome 17, bStrAlu1.hap1, whole genome shotgun sequence DNA contains the following:
- the NCOA6 gene encoding nuclear receptor coactivator 6 isoform X2 → MVLDDLPNLKDTYASLYSSAMEDLEVDFDSGLEEDELKQEAAPEDSTIFVAFKGNIGDRDFEQKLDTILENVPGLLHMESNKLKLQKIEPWNSVRVTFNIPREAAERLRILAQNNNQQLRDLGILSVQIEVHPNGALLLGEGAINLALAQNRSQDVRINGPLGASNSVRMETGFPMQGGQGLIRMSNAAAVMMSQSGNVPSSMVASGASAELQPRTPRPSSQPDAMDPLLSGLNIQQQNHPSGSLAPQLHSMQSVPVNRQMNSANFQQLQQQTQLQTRPPQPHQQPQQGIRPSFTSPAQVPVPPGWNQLPSGALQPPPTQGALGTLTVNQGWKKAPLPGQMQQQLQARPSLATVQTPTHPPPPYPFGSQQASQAHSNFPQMSNPGQFTAPQMKSLQGGPSRVPTPLQQPHLTNKSPASSPSSFQQGSPASSPTVNQTQQQMGPRPPQSSTLPQGFQQPVSSPSRNPMVQQGNVPPNFMVMQQQNQGPQGLHPGLGGMPKRLPPGFPAGQANQNFMQGQVPSTAPGAPVNSGAPQLQTSQNVQHTGGQGSGPPQNQMQAPHGPPNMMQTNLMGLHGNMNNQQAGASGVPQVNMGNIQGQPQQGPQSQLMGMHQQIVSSQGQMVNIQAQGSLNPQNQMILSRTQLMPQGQMMVTPQNQNLGPSPQRMTPPKQMIPQQGQQMMSTHNQMMGPQGQVLLQQNSMMEQMMTTQMQGNKQPFSTQNQSNVMTGPAQLMRGPTPNMQGNMVQFTGQMMAQQGPVNGNPSQVMGIQGQVLRPTGPGPHISQQLGDTTTTANNDVNLTQMLPDVPVQQPNMVPSHMQAMQGNNNASGSHFSGHGLPFNTGFSGTPNGNQISCGQNPVFPVNKDVTLTSPLLVNLLQSDISAGHFGVNNKQNNQNANKPKKKKPPRKKKNNQQLEQTTSSEPRPAGLEESDQSSMSGEQGMNLDNSGPKLSDFASRPPGYPSQPVEQRPLQQMPPQLMPHTQQPQPQQPPQPPPQPGQAPPQTPQQQQQQMMMMLMMQQDPKSVRLPVPQGVHPPRGPLNPDAQRMPMQQSGNMPVMVNLQGPGSVPPSPDKQRISLPGNPPLGNNARKMVYQDNVQNPSSSPLGEVSSVSSLPEAGGAEGPPASGAQNNLTSHLVVSQNQLMMTGPKPGPSPLSTAQGASPQQQSNSLPNALTHHFPNVATPSQTSRPKTPNRASPRPYYPQTPNNRPPSTEPSEISLSPERLNASIAGLFPPQINIPLPPRPNLNRGFDQQGLNPTTLKAIGQAPSNLTLNNQSSFAAPQSHKLEGVVINSGKQTNTGGTKRASPSNSRRSSPGSSRKTTPSPGRQNSKAAKLSLTTQQNPSLLQNMELQRNMMAGPSSLPTPVTTSFQNNNMLSNQNPAISVPAMTGIPEDNKESLSVPQDNECQTAQGVQGSKDQPSIELKGIPTPEMKMLVSEEQSKKDGPALDTTKLPVLEESKTMVSPAMREAPTSLSQLLDNSGAPNVTIKPPGLTGLEMAPIVATGEEMKKIAVIPPLQDSSSSKEPSNSLSLPQNNEPCSNPGHQELGEINVAQSVPPVMQRPVSSSSISGPLPSNQITVFVTSNPITSSANTSAPLPSHLQPALVSTVVTMPNVGSKVMVSEGQSAVQSNARPQFITPVFINSSSIIQVMKGSQSSTIPAAPMTSNSSLMPQSVAVVGPLHIPQNIKFSSGPAPPSTSSSSPVSSIPTSRSLVLNPLAPPIQLPSPATTSSSVPSHLPTQRVKDFSPEETSQSGGSSEQCSVTATQPGPVVSPLLTSSPGSGNRRSPVSSSKGKGKVDKIGQLLLTKACKKVTGSLEKGEEQYALDGETEGQGLETSVPNSLGTEQSPAELDNKTVTPPAPSLIKQSTSGPGSSSVSTAAAAPASLSPGASTSTPPTSVLSVVTTPVVPDPAPAAPSTNGSNHGGLPAEQTGVGVVEEKAGAHQELLQSTASSQHLTQKKSSVATSESTVQRTELETNAPVVAGQSNETKENCEKSKTPSRRNSRTEDSATSQETVENGQRKRSSRPASASSTAKETSASAMQSKRRKSK, encoded by the exons ATGGTTTTGGATGATCTACCTAACTTAAAAGATACATATGCCTCCTTGTACTCCTCAGCTATGGAAGACTTAGAGGTGGATTTTGATTCAGGACTGGAGGAAGATGAACTGAAACAGGAGGCTGCTCCTGAGGATTCCACAATCTTTGtagcttttaaaggaaatataGGTGACAGAGACTTTGAGCAGAAACTAGATACCATACTGGAGAATGTGCCTGGCCTTTTACACATGG aatccAACAAGTTAAAACTGCAGAAGATAGAGCCTTGGAACAGCGTGCGCGTTACCTTCAATATACCCCGAGAAGCTGCAGAGCGGCTGCGAATTCTGGCTCAGAATAATAACCAACAGCTTCGTGACCTGGGAATTCTCTCAGTTCAGATTGAAG TTCACCCAAATGGTGCATTACTTTTAGGGGAAGGTGCTATCAATTTAGCTTTAGCTCAAAACAGAAGTCAAGATGTCCGAATTAATGGGCCCCTGGGAGCAAGCAACTCAGTGCGAATGGAAACAGGGTTTCCCATGCAAGGGGGACAAG gtttaatAAGAATGAGCAATGCTGCAGCTGTCATGATGTCCCAGAGTGGAAATGTGCCCTCCTCTATGGTGGCAAGTGGTGCTagtgctgagctgcagccaaGAACACCTCGGCCTTCCTCACAGCCAG ATGCAATGGACCCACTCTTATCTGGGCTAAATATCCAGCAGCAAAATCATCCATCTGGATCTTTAGCTCCCCAGCTCCATTCAATGCAGTCAGTTCCTGTAAACAGGCAGATGAACTCAGCCAACtttcagcagctccagcagcagacGCAGTTGCAGACACGTCCTCCCCAGCCACAtcagcagccacagcagggtATTCGACCTTCATTTACTTCACCAGCACAGGTTCCAGTTCCCCCTGGCTGGAACCAGCTTCCTTCTGGAGCACTTCAGCCTCCTCCAACCCAGGGAGCATTGGGTACCTTGACAGTAAACCAGGGTTGGAAAAAGGCCCCATTGCCTGGACAAATGCAGCAGCAACTTCAAGCAAGACCATCTCTAGCAACAGTACAAACTCCTACTCATCCTCCACCTCCATATCCTTTTGGAAGCCAGCAAGCTTCCCAGGCTCACTCAAACTTTCCCCAAATGAGCAATCCTGGCCAGTTTACTGCTCCTCAAATGAAAAGCCTTCAGGGAGGGCCCTCACGGGTTCCTACGCCACTGCAACAACCCCACCTGACCAACAAGTCTCCtgcttcctctccctcctccttccagcAGGGATCTCCTGCATCATCTCCAACAGTTAACCAGACGCAGCAGCAGATGGGACCAAGGCCTCCCCAGAGTAGCACGCTTCCCCAGGGATTTCAGCAGCCTGTCAGTTCTCCTAGTCGTAATCCTATGGTGCAACAGGGGAATGTACCCCCCAACTTCATGGTGATGCAGCAGCAAAACCAAGGTCCACAAGGTTTACACCCTGGTTTAGGAG GAATGCCCAAGCGCCTTCCCCCGGGGTTCCCTGCAGGCCAGGCCAACCAGAACTTCATGCAAGGTCAGGTGCCTTCCACAGCTCCAGGAGCACCAGTGAACAGCGGAGCGCCGCAGCTGCAAACTAGCCAAAACGTGCAGCACACAG gtggccAGGGATCTGGACCTCCTCAAAATCAGATGCAAGCACCACATGGCCCACCAAATATGATGCAGACCAATCTAATGGGACTTCATGGAAATATGAACAACCAGCAGGCTGGTGCTAGTGGGGTGCCACAAGTTAACATGGGCAACATACAGGGACAGCCTCAGCAAGGACCACAGTCTCAGCTTATGGGAATGCATCAGCAAATTGTATCCTCTCAAGGACAGATGGTAAACATTCAGGCTCAGGGATCGCTGAACCCTCAAAACCAGATGATACTTTCTCGAACTCAGCTCATGCCACAAGGCCAAATGATGGTGAcgccacaaaaccaaaatcttggTCCTTCTCCCCAAAGGATGACCCCACCCAAACAGATGATTCCCCAGCAGGGACAACAGATGATGTCCACACACAATCAGATGATGGGACCTCAGGGCCAGGTCTTGTTGCAGCAAAACTCGATGATGGAGCAGATGATGACCACTCAGATGCAAGGAAATAAACAGCCTTTTAGTACTCAAAACCAGTCCAATGTTATGACGGGGCCAGCTCAACTGATGAGAGGACCAACCCCAAACATGCAAGGAAACATGGTGCAGTTCACTGGGCAGATGATGGCACAGCAAGGCCCTGTGAATGGTAATCCTTCTCAGGTTATGGGAATTCAAGGGCAAGTTTTAAGACCCACTGGACCTGGTCCTCACATATCTCAGCAACTTGGGGATACTACTACTACAGCAAATAATGATGTGAACTTGACACAGATGTTACCTGATGTTCCTGTGCAGCAGCCAAACATGGTGCCTTCTCATATGCAAGCAATGCAAGGAAACAACAATGCTTCAGGGAGTCATTTCTCTGGCCATGGGCTGCCTTTCAATACGGGGTTTAGTGGAACACCAAATGGGAATCAGATTTCCTGTGGGCAGAATCCTGTTTTTCCTGTCAATAAAGATGTTACGCTCACAAGTCCACTCTTGGTTAACCTTCTTCAAAGCGATATATCAGCAGGACACTTTGGTGtgaacaacaaacaaaataatcagaATGCCAACAAGCCAAAGAAGAAGAAGCCtccaaggaagaagaaaaataatcaacagCTAGAACAAACAAC ttcttcagaACCACGTCCAGCTGGCCTGGAGGAGAGTGATCAGTCATCAATGTCTGGAGAACAAGGAATGAATTTAGATAATTCAGGCCCTAAACTTTCAGATTTTGCAAGTAGGCCACCAG GTTATCCATCTCAGCCAGTGGAACAAAGACCACTTCAGCAGATGCCACCTCAGCTCATGCCGCATACGCAGCAGCCACAGCCGCAGCAGCCGCCACAGCCGCCCCCACAGCCAGGCCAGGCACCACCACAAAcaccgcagcagcagcagcagcagatgatgATGATGCTCATGATGCAGCAGGATCCCAAGTCAGTCAGGCTTCCTGTACCGCAAGGGGTCCACCCGCCCAGAGGGCCCCTGAATCCAGATGCTCAACGAATGCCAATGCAGCAGAGCGGTAACATGCCAGTGATGGTTAACCTCCAAGGTCCTGGATCAGTGCCTCCATCTCCTGATAAACAAAGAATTTCCTTGCCAGGCAATCCTCCTCTGGGAAATAATGCAAGAAAAATGGTTTATCAAGATAATGTACAGAATCCTTCCAGCTCACCCCTCGGAGAGGTTTCATCAGTATCCTCCCTTCCAGAAGCAGGTGGAGCTGAAGGCCCCCCAGCATCAGGAGCTCAGAATAATTTGACATCTCATTTAGTGGTTTCACAGAACCAATTAATGATGACAGGACCCAAACCTGGACCATCTCCACTTTCAACTGCCCAAGGTGCAAGTCCCCAGCAGCAGTCTAATTCTCTGCCTAATGCTCTTACACACCATTTTCCAAATGTTGCGACCCCATCACAAACTTCAAGGCCTAAAACCCCAAACAGAGCAAGCCCAAGGCCATACTATCCTCAGACTCCTAATAACCGTCCACCTAGCACAGAACCGTCAGAAATTAGCTTATCTCCAGAGAGACTCAATGCTTCTATAGCTGGTCTGTTCCCTCCCCAGATTAATATTCCTTTACCTCCCAGGCCTAATCTCAATAGAGGATTTGATCAGCAGGGTCTTAATCCCACTACTTTGAAGGCCATTGGACAAGCCCCATCAAATCTCACACTTAATAATCAGTCTAGTTTTGCTGCTCCACAGTCACACAAATTGGAAGGTGTGGTCATtaattcaggaaaacaaacaaacactggAGGAACAAAGAGAGCAAGTCCAAGCAATAGTCGAAGGTCCAGTCCTGGATCCAGTAGGAAAACTACACCGAGCCCAGGGAGGCAGAATTCAAAAGCAGCTAAATTATCATTGACAACTCAACAGAATCCATCTCTCTTGCAGAACATGGAATTACAAAGAAATATGATGGCGGGTCCCTCTTCTTTGCCAACACCTGTAACTAcaagttttcaaaataataacaTGCTAAGTAATCAGAATCCTGCGATTTCTGTACCTGCTATGACTGGCATTCCTGAAGACAATAAAGAGAGTCTTAGTGTGCCTCAAGATAATGAGTGTCAAACTGCACAGGGTGTCCAAGGTAGCAAAGACCAGCCCAGTATTGAACTAAAAGGTATCCCTActccagaaatgaaaatgttggtTTCAGAAGAACAGTCAAAAAAAGATGGGCCAGCCTTAGACACCACTAAGCTTCCAGTCTTGGAGGAAAGTAAAACCATGGTATCTCCAGCTATGAGGGAGGCACCAACCTCTTTAAGTCAACTTCTTGATAATTCTGGAGCTCCTAACGTAACCATTAAGCCCCCTGGGCTGACTGGTCTTGAAATGGCACCGATAGTCGCCACTGGTGAGGAGATGAAGAAGATAGCTGTCATTCCTCCACTGCAAGATTCGTCCTCGAGCAAAGAGCCATCTAATTCCCTTAGCTTACCTCAGAATAATGAGCCCTGTTCAAATCCAGGGCACCAGGAACTGGGAGAAATAAACGTTGCACAGAGTGTGCCTCCAGTAATGCAAAGGCCTGTCAGCTCTTCTTCTATTTCAGGTCCTTTACCTTCCAACCAGATAACAGTTTTTGTAACTTCAAACCCTATTACATCTTCTGCTAATACATCAGCACCGTTGCCATCTCACTTGCAACCTGCGTTAGTGTCGACTGTTGTCACAATGCCCAATGTAGGGAGCAAAGTTATGGTTTCTGAGGGACAGTCGGCAGTTCAGTCTAATGCCCGGCCACAGTTCATTACACCTGTTTTTATAAACTCATCATCAATAATTCAGGTTATGAAGGGCTCTCAGTCAAGTACGATTCCAGCAGCCCCAATGACTTCTAACTCTAGTCTGATGCCTCAGTCGGTCGCGGTCGTTGGACCTTTGCACATACCACAGAATATAAAGTTCTCCTCTGGGCCTGCTCCTCCCAGCACATCATCCAGCAGTCCTGTTTCTAGTATTCCCACCAGCAGGTCACTGGTTCTTAATCCCTTGGCACCTCCTATTCAGCTGCCTTCTCCCGCTACAACTTCTTCCAGTGTTCCTTCACATCTTCCTACTCAGCGAGTCAAAGACTTCAGCCCAGAGGAGACTTCTCAAAGTGGTGGGTCGAGTGAGCAGTGCTCTGTTACAGCAACACAGCCTGGACCTGTTGTTTCACCTCTTCTCACGAGTAGTCCAGGATCTGGGAACAGACGCAGTCCTGTTTCGTCGAGTAAGGGCAAAGGAAAAGTAGACAAGATTGGCCAACTCTTGCTGACTAAAGCATGCAAGAAAGTCACTGGCTCCCTTGAGAAAGGGGAAGAGCAGTATGCTTTGGATGGAGAAACAGAAGGTCAGGGACTAGAAACATCAGTCCCAAATAGTTTGGGGACAGAGCAATCACCAGCAGAACTAGATAATAAAACTGTGACACCTCCAGCACCCAGTCTTATAAAACAGAGCACTTCTGGGCCTGGCAGTTCGAGTGTcagcactgcagctgctgctcccgcCTCCTTGTCTCCAGGCGCATCAACAAGCACTCCTCCTACAAGCGTACTGTCGGTTGTAACCACTCCTGTAGTCCCCGACCCCGCACCTGCAGCGCCAAGCACTAATGGTAGTAACCACGGCGGTTTACCAGCTGAGCAGACCGGGGTTGGTGTGGTGGAGGAAAAAGCAGGAGCACATCAGGAACTGCTGCAAAGTACAG CATCCTCTCAacatttaacacagaaaaaaagttcAGTTGCAACATCAGAAAGTACTGTTCAAAGAACAG AACTTGAAACAAATGCTCCAGTAGTTGCTGGTCAAAG TAATGAGACAAAAGAGAATTGTGAAAAGTCTAAAACTCCAAGTAGAAGAAATTCAAGAACAGAGGATTCTGCCACTTCACAGGAAACTGTAGAGAACGGGCAGCGCAAGAGGTCCTCCAGACCAGCAtctgcatccagcactgcaaaaG AAACGAGTGCCAGTGCAATGcagtcaaaaagaagaaaatccaagtAA